The Pseudomonas sp. G2-4 genome window below encodes:
- a CDS encoding thermostable hemolysin, with amino-acid sequence MPVVNWNIPLPLHFGQAEAPPMTLSGALPDDVQRPSFEAFIQQRFRKAHGADIRHFMPRLFGLSNADHGLCAVAGVRMANDESLFLERYLDEPIEPLIGVAAGHPVDRAGIVEVGNLAASDTGSARLSIIAITYLLAMGGLEWVAFTGNIGLVNSFHRLGLKPVTLCAADPARLGDERHSWGSYYESKPWVHVGNIRAGFIHLRNIGLFARLGLPSCQEDSCHVA; translated from the coding sequence ATGCCCGTTGTCAATTGGAACATTCCCCTGCCCCTGCACTTCGGCCAGGCTGAAGCGCCGCCGATGACCCTGTCCGGCGCCTTGCCGGACGACGTGCAGCGACCGTCGTTCGAAGCGTTTATCCAGCAGCGTTTTCGCAAGGCCCACGGCGCCGACATCCGGCATTTCATGCCGCGGCTGTTTGGCTTGAGCAACGCCGACCACGGGCTCTGTGCAGTGGCCGGGGTGCGCATGGCTAATGACGAATCCTTGTTTCTGGAGCGCTACCTGGACGAGCCGATCGAGCCTCTCATCGGTGTGGCGGCTGGGCATCCGGTGGATCGCGCCGGCATCGTCGAAGTCGGTAACCTGGCCGCCAGCGACACCGGCAGCGCGCGCTTGAGCATCATCGCCATCACCTACCTACTGGCCATGGGCGGCCTGGAATGGGTGGCTTTCACCGGCAACATCGGCTTGGTCAACAGCTTCCACCGGCTCGGTTTGAAACCCGTGACTTTGTGCGCCGCCGACCCGGCGCGGTTGGGCGACGAACGCCACAGCTGGGGCAGCTATTACGAAAGCAAACCCTGGGTGCACGTGGGCAACATCCGTGCAGGGTTCATTCACTTGCGTAACATCGGCCTGTTCGCCCGCCTGGGCTTGCCGTCGTGCCAGGAGGACAGTTGCCATGTCGCCTGA
- a CDS encoding aldo/keto reductase — translation MQENRLGSSDLLISPIGLGTWAIAGTGWEYSWGAQDDKDSLDALEYAVERGVNWIDTAAVYGLGHAEQLVGQLLRRVPASRRPLVFTKGSLVWDPVTQAISHSLAPQSLLAEVDASLRRLQVETIDLYQIHWPAFPADGSSEGIELALSALATARAQGKIRAIGVSNFDVAQLQRAQAVTEIVSLQPPYSALMRDIERDVLPFCEQAGMGVLAYSTLQSGLLSGSMTRERISQLPEDDWRKARSADFQEPRLSANLALVEVMARIGERHGVSAAAVAIAWVLRKPVVTGAIVGARRPAQVDGLIAGSQLRLSAEEIDEIQPFLPLGMGTNVPGAA, via the coding sequence ATGCAAGAGAATCGTCTTGGATCATCGGATTTGCTGATTTCGCCGATTGGCCTGGGGACATGGGCAATCGCCGGCACCGGTTGGGAATACAGTTGGGGCGCGCAGGATGACAAGGACAGCCTGGATGCACTGGAATATGCCGTCGAACGGGGGGTGAACTGGATCGACACCGCGGCGGTTTATGGCTTGGGCCATGCGGAACAACTGGTGGGGCAGTTGTTGCGTCGGGTGCCGGCTTCGCGGCGTCCTTTGGTGTTCACCAAGGGCAGTTTGGTCTGGGACCCGGTCACCCAGGCGATTTCCCACTCGCTGGCGCCCCAATCGTTGCTCGCCGAGGTCGACGCCAGTTTGCGCCGGCTTCAAGTCGAGACGATCGATCTGTATCAGATCCACTGGCCGGCGTTTCCTGCCGACGGCAGCAGTGAAGGCATTGAGTTGGCGCTTTCGGCGCTGGCAACCGCCCGCGCCCAAGGAAAAATCCGTGCGATCGGCGTCTCGAATTTCGACGTCGCTCAACTCCAGCGGGCCCAGGCGGTGACCGAGATCGTGTCGCTCCAGCCGCCGTACTCTGCGTTGATGCGCGATATCGAGAGGGATGTCCTGCCATTCTGCGAGCAGGCCGGGATGGGGGTTCTGGCCTATTCCACGCTTCAATCGGGATTGCTTTCCGGCAGCATGACCCGCGAGCGCATCTCGCAACTGCCTGAAGACGATTGGCGCAAGGCCCGAAGTGCCGACTTCCAGGAACCCCGTCTGAGTGCCAACCTGGCATTGGTCGAGGTCATGGCGCGTATTGGTGAAAGGCATGGGGTCAGTGCAGCGGCGGTCGCCATTGCCTGGGTACTTCGCAAACCGGTGGTGACCGGCGCCATCGTCGGGGCCCGCCGTCCCGCACAAGTGGACGGGTTGATCGCCGGTTCGCAGCTACGCCTCAGCGCTGAGGAAATCGACGAAATCCAACCGTTCCTGCCGTTGGGCATGGGCACCAATGTCCCGGGAGCGGCCTGA
- a CDS encoding SDR family oxidoreductase, giving the protein MGQAIAAALCAAGARVLAVARHQESLLPLLARYPQNLCWVAADLTSACDRRKILAAATALDGVNLLINAAGINHFAMLEQLDDSEIDAMLAVNISAPICLTKLLLPLLKQADSAMVVNVGSTYGSIGYPGYAGYCASKFALRGFSEALRRELADTRVGVLYVAPRATRTSMNSPAAQALNDALKASVDDPQAVASAVIHAIAGDRRDLYLGWPERFFVRLNSLLPNLVDRGLRKQLPLIRRLSHKPENEHLKP; this is encoded by the coding sequence ATCGGTCAGGCCATCGCTGCAGCGCTGTGCGCCGCCGGGGCCCGGGTGTTGGCAGTGGCGCGACACCAGGAATCGCTGCTGCCGTTGCTGGCGCGCTATCCACAGAACCTGTGCTGGGTGGCCGCCGACCTGACGTCAGCCTGCGACCGACGCAAGATACTGGCTGCCGCCACAGCCCTGGACGGCGTCAACCTGCTGATCAACGCCGCCGGCATCAATCACTTCGCCATGCTCGAACAGCTTGATGACAGTGAGATCGACGCGATGCTGGCGGTAAATATCAGTGCGCCGATCTGCCTGACCAAGCTGCTGCTACCACTGCTCAAGCAAGCCGACAGCGCCATGGTGGTCAACGTGGGCTCAACCTATGGCTCCATCGGCTACCCCGGCTATGCCGGCTATTGCGCCAGCAAGTTTGCCCTGCGCGGTTTTTCCGAGGCCCTGCGCCGGGAACTGGCCGATACGCGGGTCGGCGTGCTCTATGTCGCGCCCCGCGCCACCCGCACCTCAATGAACAGCCCGGCTGCCCAGGCCCTGAACGACGCTCTCAAAGCCAGCGTCGATGATCCGCAAGCGGTGGCCAGCGCGGTGATCCACGCCATCGCCGGTGACCGTCGTGATCTCTACCTGGGTTGGCCAGAGCGCTTCTTCGTGCGCCTCAACAGCCTGTTACCCAACCTAGTGGACCGTGGCCTGCGCAAGCAATTGCCGCTGATCCGCCGTCTGAGCCATAAACCTGAAAACGAGCACCTGAAACCATGA
- a CDS encoding LysR family transcriptional regulator, translating into MSHHPDLSELDAFAAVARHRSFRKAADERGVSASALSHAMRALEARLGVRLLNRTTRSVTPTEAGQQLLATLAPSLHQVADALAQLTSMQEVPAGKLRLNVARPAARIVFAHMLASFVARYPRIQLDLVTDDGLADIVDGGFDAGVRFGESLAGDMIAVPVGAPQSFVTVAAETYLAAKGVANVPRDLLDHACIARRFPSGKLYAWEYQADGQPIRLSVTGPLILEDDALMIQAAKDGAGIAYVYEELARDAIRNGHLREILTDWKAPPSRFFLYYSSRRHVPPALKALIEFISADDFRSQCA; encoded by the coding sequence ATGAGTCATCACCCCGATCTTTCTGAACTCGATGCGTTTGCCGCCGTCGCTCGCCATCGCAGCTTTCGCAAGGCCGCGGACGAGCGTGGCGTCTCGGCGTCCGCGCTGAGTCACGCGATGCGAGCGTTGGAGGCACGCCTGGGCGTCAGGCTGCTGAACCGAACCACTCGCAGCGTGACCCCAACCGAAGCTGGCCAGCAGCTATTGGCCACGCTGGCCCCGTCCCTGCACCAAGTGGCCGATGCGTTGGCGCAATTGACCTCGATGCAGGAAGTGCCCGCCGGCAAACTTCGCCTCAACGTGGCGCGCCCAGCGGCGCGCATCGTGTTTGCACACATGCTCGCGTCTTTCGTGGCCAGGTATCCCCGCATCCAGTTGGATCTGGTCACCGATGATGGATTGGCCGATATCGTGGACGGCGGGTTTGATGCGGGAGTCCGCTTTGGTGAAAGCCTGGCCGGCGACATGATCGCCGTCCCTGTTGGCGCCCCTCAGTCGTTCGTGACCGTGGCCGCCGAGACCTATCTGGCCGCCAAGGGCGTCGCGAATGTACCTCGCGACTTGCTCGACCATGCGTGCATTGCCAGGCGTTTCCCCAGCGGCAAACTGTACGCCTGGGAGTATCAGGCAGACGGTCAGCCGATACGTTTATCCGTCACAGGCCCGCTCATCCTGGAAGACGATGCACTGATGATCCAGGCGGCGAAGGACGGCGCCGGCATTGCCTATGTCTACGAGGAACTGGCCCGCGACGCTATCCGCAACGGGCATCTCCGGGAAATACTCACGGATTGGAAAGCCCCGCCAAGCCGTTTCTTTCTTTATTATTCCAGCCGACGCCATGTGCCACCGGCCCTGAAAGCGCTCATTGAATTCATCAGCGCCGATGACTTTCGTAGCCAATGCGCTTAG
- a CDS encoding cytochrome b, with product MTRDIAVNRYGKLSMTLHWLMLALFVGVYACIEIKGLLPRGGSARSLFLGLHGVFGLSIFALVWVRLLGRLTPRPPITPAPPAWQTGLAHLMHLALYGLMIATPVLAWLMLAAGGKPMPYFGFFLPAPVAVDPDLAKQLKYWHELLGTSGYWLIGLHAAAGLIHHYWVGDDTLARLLPRRNRS from the coding sequence ATGACCCGCGATATTGCCGTAAACCGTTATGGAAAACTGTCGATGACTTTGCATTGGCTGATGCTCGCGCTGTTTGTCGGCGTGTACGCGTGCATCGAGATCAAAGGCTTGCTGCCCCGTGGTGGCAGCGCGCGAAGTCTGTTTCTAGGGTTGCACGGGGTGTTCGGCCTGAGCATCTTTGCGCTGGTATGGGTTCGCCTGTTAGGACGCCTCACGCCGCGCCCACCGATCACGCCTGCGCCGCCGGCCTGGCAGACCGGCCTTGCGCACCTGATGCACCTGGCGCTGTACGGCCTGATGATTGCAACCCCGGTGCTGGCTTGGCTGATGTTGGCCGCCGGGGGTAAGCCGATGCCGTATTTCGGCTTCTTCCTGCCGGCTCCCGTGGCCGTGGATCCTGATCTGGCCAAGCAGTTGAAGTATTGGCATGAGCTGCTCGGCACCAGCGGTTACTGGCTGATCGGCCTGCATGCGGCGGCCGGTTTGATCCATCATTATTGGGTGGGTGATGATACCCTGGCGCGGTTATTGCCTAGACGAAATCGATCTTGA
- a CDS encoding DUF998 domain-containing protein, protein MKTMDRALLGLGLLIPPWLFLGVALTARAYPGYSHLDQAMSQLGALGAPTHSFSGWVNNFPLGVMFVLFAIGVARRFKASRLAVISAALILVHGLASFATGYYSCDQGCAPVQPSVSQQNHNLAGLVMFISLTLAGALWMFLGKRLLSSSRFAMFSAICVVLAIVTVVLMATALADGHLFGLYQRLNYGVSVIWIASLAVVALRDENNPGIALSDC, encoded by the coding sequence ATGAAAACCATGGATCGGGCTTTGCTGGGGCTTGGGTTACTTATTCCGCCCTGGCTGTTTTTGGGGGTTGCGCTGACTGCGCGAGCCTATCCGGGCTACAGCCATCTGGATCAAGCCATGAGCCAACTGGGTGCTCTGGGAGCGCCCACCCACAGTTTCTCTGGCTGGGTGAACAATTTTCCGCTGGGTGTGATGTTCGTGCTCTTCGCCATAGGCGTGGCGAGACGGTTCAAGGCATCGCGGTTGGCCGTGATCAGCGCAGCATTGATTCTCGTCCATGGTTTGGCTAGCTTCGCGACCGGCTATTATTCCTGCGATCAGGGCTGTGCGCCGGTTCAGCCGTCGGTCTCGCAGCAGAACCACAATCTTGCGGGGTTGGTGATGTTCATCTCGCTTACCCTGGCGGGGGCATTGTGGATGTTCCTCGGCAAACGGTTGCTTTCGTCGTCCCGGTTCGCAATGTTCTCGGCGATCTGTGTAGTCCTGGCCATCGTCACCGTGGTGCTGATGGCGACGGCATTGGCTGACGGTCACCTGTTCGGCCTCTATCAGCGGCTCAATTACGGGGTTTCGGTGATCTGGATTGCGTCATTGGCGGTAGTTGCCTTACGCGATGAGAATAATCCAGGTATTGCATTGAGCGACTGCTAA
- a CDS encoding AMP-binding protein produces the protein MSPELQQFQQTLRRHAERHTHRIALWGDHLKLDYATLYAEVVYRQQRLRDEQVSVIALALDNGVDAMLWDLTALFEGLACVTLPPFFSPTQRAHCLEQSQAERVVAEPELDAELRAAGYERSGEFWRRTFTGPNRMPTGTAKLTFTSGTTGTPKGVCLSAESLLRVARELDHASKPADPQHHLALLPLAILLENLGCYAALYAGATLSVPSQKTLGILGASGVDTPRLLACLATRAPESLILVPQLLQILVGAAEQKAFVPHKLRFAAVGGARVSESLLQRAQTVGMPVYEGYGLSECASVVCLNRPDTQRPGSVGKPLPHVQIRLAEDGEVLIKGSTLLGYLGDAPFAEAWWPSGDLGEFDDEGFLYLKGRKKHQFVTSYGRNVNPEWVEAELTQRRHIAQAFVYGEALPRNHALLWPHRPDCTDAELTAAVAEANETLPDYAQVHCWTRLPHPFTAANGLLTANGRPRRDAIVALYRVQLTESAHCEESAS, from the coding sequence ATGTCGCCTGAACTGCAGCAATTCCAGCAAACCCTGCGTCGCCATGCCGAGCGTCACACCCATCGCATCGCGCTGTGGGGCGATCATCTGAAACTCGATTACGCCACGTTGTACGCCGAGGTGGTGTACCGCCAGCAACGTCTGCGCGATGAGCAGGTGTCCGTCATCGCGTTGGCACTGGACAACGGCGTCGACGCGATGCTCTGGGACCTGACGGCATTGTTCGAAGGCCTCGCCTGTGTGACCTTGCCGCCCTTCTTCAGCCCGACCCAACGGGCCCACTGCCTGGAGCAAAGCCAGGCAGAACGGGTGGTCGCCGAGCCGGAACTGGACGCCGAGTTGCGCGCTGCCGGCTATGAAAGAAGCGGCGAATTCTGGCGCCGCACGTTTACCGGACCGAACCGGATGCCCACCGGCACCGCCAAACTGACCTTTACTTCAGGCACCACCGGCACCCCCAAAGGGGTTTGCCTGAGTGCCGAAAGCCTGCTGCGGGTTGCGCGCGAGCTCGATCACGCCAGCAAACCCGCCGACCCGCAGCATCACCTGGCGCTGTTGCCGCTGGCGATCCTGCTGGAAAACCTCGGCTGCTATGCGGCGCTGTATGCCGGCGCCACGCTGAGCGTACCGAGCCAGAAAACCCTCGGCATCCTCGGTGCCAGCGGCGTCGACACGCCACGCCTGCTTGCGTGTTTGGCCACTCGTGCCCCCGAGAGCCTGATTCTGGTGCCGCAGCTTTTACAGATACTGGTCGGCGCCGCCGAACAGAAAGCGTTCGTCCCACACAAATTGCGCTTTGCCGCCGTGGGAGGCGCGCGGGTCTCGGAGAGCCTGCTGCAGCGCGCCCAGACCGTCGGCATGCCGGTCTATGAAGGTTACGGCTTGTCCGAATGCGCCTCGGTGGTGTGCCTCAATCGCCCCGATACACAACGTCCGGGCAGTGTCGGCAAGCCCCTGCCCCACGTCCAGATACGCCTGGCCGAAGACGGCGAAGTGCTGATCAAGGGTTCGACCCTGCTCGGCTACCTCGGTGATGCCCCTTTCGCCGAGGCGTGGTGGCCCAGCGGGGACCTGGGTGAATTCGACGATGAAGGTTTTCTTTACCTCAAAGGTCGCAAAAAACACCAGTTCGTCACCAGCTATGGGCGCAACGTCAACCCGGAATGGGTCGAGGCCGAACTGACCCAGCGTCGGCACATCGCCCAGGCCTTCGTCTACGGCGAAGCGCTGCCGCGCAATCATGCCCTGCTGTGGCCCCACCGCCCGGATTGCACCGACGCGGAACTGACCGCCGCCGTGGCCGAGGCCAACGAGACCTTGCCCGATTATGCCCAGGTGCATTGCTGGACACGCCTGCCCCACCCCTTCACCGCCGCCAACGGCCTGCTGACCGCCAACGGCCGGCCGCGACGCGACGCCATCGTCGCGCTGTACCGCGTGCAACTGACTGAATCCGCCCATTGCGAGGAATCCGCATCATGA
- a CDS encoding formate dehydrogenase subunit gamma, protein MPDETLHLPLIHSVLEREKDTPGALLPILHAIQEGCGYVPDTAVPEISHALNLSQAEVRGVISFYHDFRTTPPARHTLRLCRAESCQSMGAERLAAQLREQLALDDHGTSADGSISLRPVYCLGACVCSPALELDGELHARLTPERLRELVKGCMEDGAC, encoded by the coding sequence ATGCCCGATGAGACGCTTCACCTGCCTCTGATTCACAGCGTATTGGAGCGCGAGAAGGACACCCCCGGTGCCTTGTTGCCGATTCTCCACGCCATTCAGGAAGGTTGCGGGTACGTCCCCGACACCGCCGTCCCTGAAATCTCCCATGCCCTCAACCTCAGCCAGGCTGAAGTGCGCGGCGTGATCAGCTTCTACCACGATTTCCGCACCACGCCGCCGGCACGCCATACCCTGCGCCTGTGCCGGGCCGAGTCTTGCCAGAGCATGGGCGCCGAGCGCCTGGCTGCGCAGTTGCGTGAGCAACTGGCGCTGGATGACCACGGCACCAGTGCCGATGGCAGCATCAGCTTGCGGCCGGTCTATTGCCTGGGCGCCTGCGTTTGCTCGCCAGCCCTGGAGCTGGACGGTGAGCTGCACGCACGGCTCACCCCCGAGCGGCTGCGCGAGTTGGTGAAAGGCTGTATGGAGGACGGGGCATGCTGA
- a CDS encoding ATP-binding protein — MTSIRRRTLTLIIGLMLAGLAVISVLNLHDSNHEIAEVYDAQLAQNARLLQGVMHMPLASQAHADLYRAFNTALGEATPHSDGHPYESKIAFQVWNAKGEVLVHTASAPSFRTPPTEPGFSDVVDLNNRHWRAFVLKDKQNDLNIWVGERDDVRADLVDRIVRHTLWPNILGSLVLAAMVWLAIGWGLKPLADMAATLRARHSGSLEPLQLTPLPSELEPMQAALNRMLAQIQDVLERERRFIADAAHELRTPLAVLRVHAQNLLEAGTEHERRESLEHLIAGVDRASRLVNQLLTMARIEPKTGTHIPPLIDLAATVRESLVQLTPWLLSKGLELVFDVSDDIEPARIDPADIHIALNNLVTNAANFSPVQGQITVRLAKNGNHYELSVEDEGPGIDESESNRLLERFYSRGNDQGAGLGLAIVKAIADRLGGQVRLENRSPTGTRATLVIGHV; from the coding sequence ATGACGTCGATTCGCCGTCGCACACTGACCCTGATCATCGGCCTGATGCTCGCCGGGCTGGCGGTGATCAGCGTGCTCAACCTGCACGACAGCAATCATGAAATCGCCGAGGTCTACGACGCGCAACTGGCACAAAATGCCCGTTTGCTCCAAGGCGTGATGCACATGCCGTTGGCGAGCCAGGCACACGCCGACCTGTACCGGGCGTTCAACACAGCGTTGGGCGAGGCGACGCCCCACAGCGACGGCCATCCCTACGAAAGCAAAATCGCCTTCCAGGTGTGGAACGCCAAGGGCGAGGTGCTGGTGCATACCGCCAGCGCCCCTTCCTTTCGCACACCACCGACCGAACCCGGCTTCAGTGACGTGGTGGATTTGAACAACCGTCACTGGCGCGCCTTTGTCCTCAAAGACAAACAGAACGACCTGAATATCTGGGTCGGTGAACGGGATGACGTACGGGCCGATCTGGTCGACCGTATCGTGCGCCATACACTGTGGCCGAACATCCTGGGCAGCCTGGTCCTGGCGGCGATGGTCTGGTTGGCAATCGGTTGGGGGCTCAAGCCATTGGCTGACATGGCGGCCACGCTGCGCGCGCGCCACAGCGGTTCCCTGGAGCCGCTACAACTGACACCCCTGCCCAGCGAACTGGAACCGATGCAGGCCGCACTCAACCGCATGCTGGCGCAAATCCAAGACGTACTCGAGCGCGAACGGCGCTTCATTGCTGATGCAGCCCACGAGCTGCGGACTCCCTTGGCCGTGCTGCGGGTTCATGCGCAGAACCTGCTGGAGGCCGGGACCGAACATGAACGCCGTGAATCACTGGAACACCTGATCGCTGGCGTTGATCGTGCCAGCCGCCTGGTCAATCAACTGCTGACCATGGCTCGGATCGAACCAAAGACAGGCACGCACATCCCCCCGCTCATTGATCTGGCAGCCACCGTCCGAGAAAGCCTGGTTCAACTGACACCCTGGCTTTTAAGCAAGGGGCTTGAACTGGTGTTCGATGTCAGCGACGACATCGAACCGGCCAGGATTGATCCGGCCGATATCCACATTGCCTTGAACAACCTGGTGACCAATGCGGCCAATTTTTCTCCAGTCCAGGGGCAGATTACGGTGCGCTTGGCAAAAAACGGCAATCACTATGAGTTATCGGTCGAAGACGAAGGCCCGGGTATTGATGAGTCCGAATCCAATCGGCTCCTCGAACGTTTCTACAGCCGCGGCAATGATCAAGGCGCTGGATTGGGCCTGGCCATCGTGAAAGCCATCGCCGATCGGCTGGGAGGGCAAGTCAGGCTGGAAAATCGGAGTCCGACGGGAACACGCGCTACGTTAGTGATCGGGCACGTCTAA
- a CDS encoding response regulator translates to MRVLLIEDDVALGEGIHQALGREGYTVDWLKDGKSALHALLSETFDLAVLDLGLPRMDGLEVLRRLRDSGSNLPVLILTARDATEDRIAGLDAGADDYLVKPFDLAELKARLRALLRRSAGRAQMLIEHAGISLNPGTQQVSYFGKPVVLTPKEYQLLHELLSPPGRVMTRDHLMQLLYGWSEEAESNTLEVHIHHLRKKFSTDLIRTIRGVGYLVEEHR, encoded by the coding sequence GTGCGCGTACTACTGATTGAGGATGACGTGGCCCTGGGCGAAGGCATTCATCAAGCCCTGGGCCGCGAAGGCTACACCGTCGACTGGCTCAAGGACGGCAAAAGCGCCTTGCACGCGCTGCTCAGCGAAACTTTTGACCTGGCCGTGCTCGACCTCGGCCTGCCGCGCATGGACGGGCTCGAAGTCCTGCGGCGCCTGCGCGACAGTGGCTCCAACCTGCCGGTGCTGATCCTTACCGCCCGCGATGCGACCGAAGACCGCATCGCCGGGCTGGACGCCGGTGCCGACGACTATCTGGTCAAGCCGTTCGACCTGGCCGAACTCAAAGCCCGCTTGCGCGCCCTGCTGCGGCGCAGTGCCGGGCGCGCACAAATGCTGATCGAACACGCCGGTATCAGCCTCAACCCCGGTACCCAGCAAGTCAGCTATTTCGGCAAGCCAGTGGTGCTGACGCCCAAGGAATACCAATTGCTGCACGAATTGCTCTCGCCCCCCGGTCGCGTCATGACCCGCGACCATCTCATGCAGTTGTTGTACGGCTGGAGCGAAGAAGCCGAAAGCAACACCCTCGAGGTGCATATCCATCACCTGCGCAAGAAGTTCTCCACCGACCTGATCCGCACCATCCGAGGCGTGGGGTATCTGGTGGAGGAGCACCGATGA
- a CDS encoding tetratricopeptide repeat protein — MKRLLAGLMIVAVGQSAWALDTADQQRLVGIQQSWAHIQYELPEKQREAAFEQLATQATTFTHERPELAEAWIWSGIVTSSWAGAQGGLGALGKVKEARTDLEKALALDPKALQGSAYTSLAALYDRVPGWPIGFGDADKAEQLLKQALQSNPDGIDSLYFWGDHLYRQKRYAEAQGTLQKALNAAPRPGRELADAGRRKEIQALLIEVNKKLN; from the coding sequence ATGAAAAGACTTCTCGCCGGCCTGATGATCGTCGCCGTGGGCCAAAGCGCCTGGGCACTGGACACGGCTGACCAGCAACGCCTCGTCGGCATCCAGCAAAGTTGGGCGCACATTCAATATGAACTGCCGGAAAAGCAACGCGAAGCCGCCTTCGAGCAATTGGCAACGCAAGCCACGACGTTCACCCATGAACGCCCGGAGCTGGCCGAAGCCTGGATCTGGTCAGGCATCGTCACCAGCAGTTGGGCCGGAGCCCAAGGCGGGCTCGGCGCCCTGGGCAAAGTCAAGGAGGCCAGGACCGACCTGGAAAAAGCCCTGGCCCTGGACCCCAAAGCCCTGCAAGGTTCGGCCTATACCAGTCTCGCGGCGTTGTACGACCGGGTACCCGGCTGGCCGATCGGTTTTGGTGATGCCGACAAAGCCGAACAACTGCTCAAGCAAGCGTTGCAATCCAACCCCGACGGTATCGACAGCCTGTACTTCTGGGGTGATCACCTTTACCGTCAGAAACGCTACGCTGAAGCCCAAGGCACCCTGCAAAAAGCGCTCAATGCCGCACCGCGCCCCGGCCGTGAACTGGCCGATGCCGGACGCCGCAAGGAAATCCAGGCACTCTTGATTGAAGTGAACAAGAAACTCAACTGA
- a CDS encoding iron-containing redox enzyme family protein, protein MMFFDTLQEATQEERHELFNLPIIRDALTGKVSLESYRAFLAQAYYHVRHTVPLMMACGARLPSHLEWLRQAVCEYIDEEYGHEQWVLDDIVACGGNRDAVSNGQPSLSIELMVGFLYDLIARGNPVGLFGMVNVLEGTSIALATHAAGSIREHLGLPESAFSYLSSHGSLDIEHMQTYRGLMNKLDDPADQAAVIHASKVVYRLYTDMFRGLPRGEAHHAAA, encoded by the coding sequence ATGATGTTTTTCGACACCCTGCAAGAAGCCACCCAAGAAGAACGCCACGAACTGTTCAATTTGCCGATCATCCGGGACGCGCTCACTGGCAAGGTCAGCCTGGAGAGCTACCGGGCGTTTCTCGCCCAGGCTTACTACCACGTGCGCCACACCGTACCGCTGATGATGGCCTGCGGCGCACGCCTCCCGAGCCATCTCGAATGGCTGCGCCAGGCAGTGTGTGAGTACATCGACGAGGAGTACGGCCACGAACAGTGGGTGCTCGACGATATCGTCGCCTGTGGCGGGAATCGCGACGCGGTGAGCAACGGTCAGCCTTCCTTGTCGATCGAACTGATGGTCGGCTTTCTCTATGACCTGATCGCCCGGGGCAATCCGGTGGGACTGTTCGGCATGGTCAATGTGCTGGAAGGTACCAGCATCGCCCTGGCCACCCACGCAGCGGGCAGCATCCGCGAACACCTGGGACTGCCAGAAAGCGCCTTCAGCTATTTGAGCTCCCACGGTTCCCTGGACATCGAGCACATGCAGACCTATCGCGGCCTGATGAACAAACTCGATGACCCGGCGGACCAGGCCGCCGTGATCCATGCTTCAAAAGTGGTGTATCGCCTCTACACCGACATGTTCCGTGGTTTACCACGGGGCGAGGCTCACCATGCAGCTGCGTGA